The following are encoded together in the Cololabis saira isolate AMF1-May2022 chromosome 5, fColSai1.1, whole genome shotgun sequence genome:
- the LOC133444391 gene encoding ras association domain-containing protein 8: MELKVWVDGVQRVVCGVTEATTCQEVVIALAQAIGRTGRYTLVEKWRDTERHLAPHESPVASLNTWGQYAGDVQLILHRTGPSLTERPPSEGPPLRVPERGLHRQSLPPLAKLRHPHDHSLHRREPRRKSLTFTGAPRGLREILSGGRLGDTEGKRRLLLGNGGNHLRGGPVIGASSPGLWAYRMEDLVRLVGLQRETLNVLEKKLDAYEAELRVWVKAQGSRGGGCNVELLGGGGGLMEEILRLEKHLRKNEVEMEEEEFWATEMQIELESERQLEERLQELRGRLKGCEMDIEDKLAMVQGVEAGLEEEKLQRERQENQWISEAEARAQVLRVKSELKTQERQAVQLESSCRAVDRSLGQSSKKLEDMQHDLEQLTKELRQVNLQQFIKQTGTKVTVLPAEPSEDDGTSNSHAADLVPMTGSLKRPVSSHLMSSHLRVLHSSLSSGLNPEGIYV; this comes from the exons ATGGAGCTGAAAGTGTGGGTGGATGGAGTCCAGAGAGTGGTGTGTGGAGTCACCGAGGCAACCACCTGCCAGGAAGTAGTCATCGCTTTGGCCCAGGCAATAG GTCGTACAGGGAGATACACTCTGGTAGAAAAATGGCGGGACACGGAGCGTCACCTAGCGCCTCACGAGAGCCCCGTGGCGTCCCTGAACACCTGGGGCCAGTACGCGGGTGACGTCCAGCTGATTCTGCACCGCACGGGCCCGTCTCTGACGGAACGGCCGCCCTCAGAGGGCCCCCCCCTCAGAGTGCCTGAGCGGGGGCTGCATCGACAGAGTCTCCCTCCTCTCGCCAAGCTTCGTCATCCTCACGATCACTCCCTTCACCGCCGCGAACCCCGACGCAAGTCTCTCACGTTCACAGGCGCCCCCCGAGGCCTGAGGGAGATACTGAGCGGAGGCCGACTCGGCGACACCGAGGGCAAGCGGAGACTCCTCCTTGGAAATGGTGGGAATCACCTTCGCGGGGGTCCGGTCATCGGGGCCTCTTCCCCCGGCCTGTGGGCCTATCGGATGGAAGATCTAGTCAGACTGGTCGGCCTACAAAGAGAGACTCTGAATGTGCTGGAGAAGAAGCTGGACGCCTACGAGGCCGAGCTGCGCGTCTGGGTGAAAGCTCAAGGGAGCCGAGGTGGAGGGTGCAACGTAGAGCTGCTGGGGGGAGGCGGGGGCTTGATGGAGGAGATCCTGAGGCTGGAGAAGCACCTGAGGAAGAATGAGGTGGAAatggaggaggaagagtttTGGGCCACTGAGATGCAGATTGAGCTAGAAAGTGAAAGACAGCTGGAGGAGAGGCTGCAGGAACTACGAGGACGCCTTAAGGGCTGTGAGATGGACATTGAAGATAAGCTGGCTATGGTACAG GGCGTGGAAGCAGGCTTAgaggaggagaagctgcagagAGAGCGGCAGGAGAACCAGTGGATCAGTGAGGCAGAGGCCCGTGCTCAGGTCCTCAGGGTCAAGTCAGAGTTGAAGACTCAAGAGAGACAAGCGGTCCAGCTGGAGAGCAGCTGCAGGGCTGTGGACAGATCACTCGGACAGAGCAGCAAGAAACTTGAG GACATGCAACACGACCTGGAGCAGCTGACCAAGGAGCTGAGGCAAGTGAACCTCCAGCAGTTCATCAAGCAGACTGGAACCAAGGTCACGGTGCTGCCCGCTGAACCCAGCGAGGACGACGGCACCAGCAACAGCCATGCTGCAG acttGGTTCCGATGACCGGCTCATTGAAGCGGCCTGTGTCGTCCCACCTCATGTCCAGTCACCTTCGTGTCCTCCACAGCTCTCTCAGCTCTGGTCTGAACCCAGAGGGGATCTATGTGTGA